CCGGCCTTCTTCGGGTTGCGGGTGGTGGAGTCCGCGCGCACCAGTTTATGCAGGCGAGGAAGCAGATCCCCGGCGTCGGCGACGTAACGCCGCACCGCGGAATCGCTCCACGCGCCCTCGCCGTAACCGTGGAAACGCATGTGCAGGAACACCAGCTGCGAGATGTCGGAGACGTCGGACTTGGAGAACTTCAGCTCCTTCAGCCGCTTACGCGCCAGCTTGGCGCCGACGACCTCGTGGTGGTGGAAGCTCACGCCCCCGCCCTCCTTGAGCTCCTTGGTGTCCGGCTTGCCGATGTCGTGCAGCAGCGCGGCCCACCGCAGCACGAGGTCGGGGCCCTGCTCCGGATCCTCCTGGTCGATCGCCTGCCGCATGACCTGAAGCGAGTGGCGGTACACGTCCTTGTGCTGTTTGTGCTCGTCCTCGGTCATCTTCAGCGCGCCGACCTCGGGAAGCACGATCGCGCCCAGACCGGTCTCCACCAGGAGATCGATCCCGGCGGAGGGGTCCGCACCACCGATGAGTTTGTTGAGCTCGACATGCACCCGTTCAGCCGTGATCCGCGAAATCTGCCCCGCCATGTCCGTCATGGCGTCCTGAACACGCTTGGCGACGCTGAATTCCAGCTGACTGACAAAACGAGCGGCACGGAGCATGCGCAGGGGATCGTCGTTGAAGGACTGCTCCGGGGTGCCGGGCGTGTCCAGCACCCGGCGGGAGAGATCCGCCAGCCCCCCGGCCGAGTCATGGAACTCGGAGGCCAGCTCGCCGTCGACCATGGTGAGGCGGACCGCCATGGCGTTAATGGTGAAATCCCGGCGCACGAGATCGCCCTCGAGGGTGTCGCCGAACGTCACCTCGGGGTTGCGGGAGTCACCGTCGTAGAGGTCGGAACGGAACGTGGTGATCTCAATCTGCTGGCCCCGGTGCTGGGCGGAGACGGTTCCATACTCAATGCCCGTGTCCCAGACCACCTCGCACTGGGCGTCGAGAAGCTCCTTCACCACGTCGGGCCTGGCCGGGGTGGTGAAGTCGAGGTCGTTGCCGAGACGGCCGAGGAGGGCGTCGCGGACCGAGCCGCCGACGAGGTAGAGCGCGTGGCCCGCCGCGTCGAAGGCCGCCACGAGGTCGACCAGAACCGGGGCGAGTCCGGAGATGGTGTTCTGGGCACGGACGAGCTGTGCTAGGGCCTCCTCGCTGGTGTCGGTCGCCTGTTCACCACGGGATTCATGAGAGCTTGTCACGCGACACACCTTACCGCCCGGCCCGGGGCCACCCCATCGGGTGGGAGGGCGGGAAGATACCCGCGCGCCACCGGGTAGAGGAATCTCCCATTTGGGTATCCAGCGGATACCATTCAGGGGATGACTGACAACGACAATGCCTCTGAGGCCCGCTCCGGCGGGTCGTCGGAGGCCACGGGCGCCCAGAAGGGACAGCGACGTCGCGGACGACGCCGCTCCCGCCGTCGTGGCCAGTCGCCCCAGCAGGCCCAGCAGGGCAACTCCCAGCAGGGCCAGAGCGTGCCGCAGCCGGAGCCCGCCCCGAAATCCGGCGGGGAAGAATCCGGCGGCGAGTCGACGAATCGCCCGCGACAGCGTCGCCGCCGGTCCAGCCGGGGCGGCAAGAACCGGGGCAACCAGGCGAACCGCCCCAGAAACCAGCAGAGCCAGCAGAACCCCCAGGAGACCGCGACGCAGCCGGCCGCGGAAACCGCCGGTGCCGGTGCGGAAACCCGCTCCTCCCGGGGCGGGCAGAACCGCCGCACCGGCACCAAGGGCGGGAACGAGTACCGGCGCGGCCAGTCCTCCCACCGGCAGCGGCAGGGCCAGGGGCAGGGCCAGGTCCAGCACAACCGCAACACCTCGGCGAACCGTCACCGCGGGCCCGACACGTCGCGGATGGTCACGCGGGACGAGACCTCGGCGGGAGGGCTGGTCATGTCCGGCCTCGCGGAGGCTGTCGGCACGAACGGGGACGTCGATCTCTCCCGCATCTACGTCGCTCTCATCGGTCGGCTCGACCGACGTGGCCGCCTGCTGTGGTCCATGCCCAAGGGGCACGTGGAACCGGGGGAGGGCCATGCCGCGACCGCGGAGCGTGAGGTCTGGGAGGAGACGGGCATCAGCGGAACGGTGATCACCGAGCTCGGTGTCATCGACTACTGGTTCGTGTCCGACGGGGTGCGCATCCACAAGACGGTGCACCACCACCTGCTGCGCTACGCCGACGGTGACCTCAACGACGAGGATCCCGAGGTCACGGAGGTGGCGTGGATCCCCGCCTCGGAGCTTATCGAGCACCTGGCCTACGCCGACGAGCGCAAACTCGCCCGCATCGCCCATGACCGGCTCCCGGACCTCGCCCGGCAAGAGAAAGCTGAGGGAAGGGCCACCCCCCGGTGACGGCGGGAAGAACGGCCGCCCGTCTCGGCGCCGTAGCCCTCGTCGGCGCGCTGGCGGCTAGCCCCCTGCCCGGCGCGAACGCGCAGGGGATCGCGGTGCCCGTGGCCCCCGGGACCGACGCGGCGGACGATCAATGGGAGAGCGACAGCGCCCGGCCGGGGGAATCCTCCTCGCCGGTGCAGATCGACCTCGTCGCCGCACCCGCCCTGGATAACGGACCGCTGGCCCCGGGCGCCACGCTGACG
This sequence is a window from Corynebacterium doosanense CAU 212 = DSM 45436. Protein-coding genes within it:
- a CDS encoding CCA tRNA nucleotidyltransferase; its protein translation is MTSSHESRGEQATDTSEEALAQLVRAQNTISGLAPVLVDLVAAFDAAGHALYLVGGSVRDALLGRLGNDLDFTTPARPDVVKELLDAQCEVVWDTGIEYGTVSAQHRGQQIEITTFRSDLYDGDSRNPEVTFGDTLEGDLVRRDFTINAMAVRLTMVDGELASEFHDSAGGLADLSRRVLDTPGTPEQSFNDDPLRMLRAARFVSQLEFSVAKRVQDAMTDMAGQISRITAERVHVELNKLIGGADPSAGIDLLVETGLGAIVLPEVGALKMTEDEHKQHKDVYRHSLQVMRQAIDQEDPEQGPDLVLRWAALLHDIGKPDTKELKEGGGVSFHHHEVVGAKLARKRLKELKFSKSDVSDISQLVFLHMRFHGYGEGAWSDSAVRRYVADAGDLLPRLHKLVRADSTTRNPKKAGRLQRTYDDLEKRIAEIAEKEDLARVRPDLDGDEIMRILDLRPGPDVGRAWSFLKELRLEHGPLEREEATRLLREWWAGEQA
- a CDS encoding NUDIX hydrolase, whose translation is MTDNDNASEARSGGSSEATGAQKGQRRRGRRRSRRRGQSPQQAQQGNSQQGQSVPQPEPAPKSGGEESGGESTNRPRQRRRRSSRGGKNRGNQANRPRNQQSQQNPQETATQPAAETAGAGAETRSSRGGQNRRTGTKGGNEYRRGQSSHRQRQGQGQGQVQHNRNTSANRHRGPDTSRMVTRDETSAGGLVMSGLAEAVGTNGDVDLSRIYVALIGRLDRRGRLLWSMPKGHVEPGEGHAATAEREVWEETGISGTVITELGVIDYWFVSDGVRIHKTVHHHLLRYADGDLNDEDPEVTEVAWIPASELIEHLAYADERKLARIAHDRLPDLARQEKAEGRATPR